A window of Leishmania major strain Friedlin complete genome, chromosome 27 genomic DNA:
acacgcagagagcaaGCAAACTCTCTAACGCTGCGGCCGCTACTCCTCGGATCGCCTCTTCTCCTCACAATGGACACCTCTGTGATGTGCGAGCGATTCGTctccgtgcgtgcgcgtgcgtgtgtgcgtcggtgTGATGCTCAGCCCACGCCCTCCGCTGGGAACGCGGACCAGTGACCCTGTCTCTCGGACGAGCACACCTTGTTTTCATGGCCGTGCGGCCCCGAGCGTGCCAGCCGTGTACTCAGCACCTGCTGCCAACGACGCGTCACTTCTTGTATCTCTCGTTGATGTATTCGTTGCTTCACTCGTTTCCTCTCCACTCTCGCGTATGTCTCTCCGCTGAACGCCGGGCACGTCCGCTGAGTGTACGCCCTgctggccgctgctgtcgtcccgcccacccacccagcCGCCTCACAGGCACACAAACTGTGCATCGATAGATAGAGCGTCAACTCACGATTCGGTCAGAAAACGCGCACCTACGTGCCACTGCGAttcaccccccccctaccccccAACTTCCCATCCTGTTCGTCTGCCTCCCCAGGAACAGTGCATTGAGCTGCTTGAGGTAGCAAGTGGAGGGCCAGTTCATGAACAGCACGACCACCGCGCAGTTTGAGGCCGCCTGGTGTgaggtggagcggcagcaaaGGGAGAGGCTAAGCGCCAGCACAGAACTCCTCAatgtggaggtggagcgagAGCTGGCGTTGCTGTTGGCTGGTGTCCGCGACGCATTGACAGAGGACCAGCGGGATATTCAGTCCGAGTTCGACAAGCTCATCCGCATGGTGGAGCAGTTTCAACAAGGCGTCGATATGTGGCAGCTAAAGGCGAGAAGCTCTATTAAGATGAttgaggagaagcagcgcaacTTCGCCCTGCTAGTCGAGGAGACGTCCAtacgcgcagcggcgaaccGAAGAGACTCCATTAGTCGGCTTCAGAAGCGCGCCGTCGAGACTGAGGCGCACTGCCAGCAGCTCATAGTCGCAGCCAGCAAGAGCATGTAACGTTGGaatgcccccctcctcctctcgtcCGTCACCACAGCCCTCCATTGTAGTCGAAGAGAGCCCTCCTACTTTGCGAGCCGCGTCTGTCTGAGCATGGAGGGTCGTGTGCTCGATCGCTTCGATGACTGCGCTTCAGGCttgaggcggcgctgcttcctTTTTTCTTGTACGCCCCCGTGCTTCGTTACGTGTTGGAACACGATCGTGGTGGCGCATGTGTCGTGCTCgctccttcccttcctctcaCTGTCCACTTCATTCGCCACATGTGCGACGCACCGAGAGGAGCGAGGCACCTTTTCCTTTTGGCAAGTTCGATAGAGGCAGATAGCAGCGTATAGAGAAATGGACCCCgtgcgcacacccacacacgaAATAGCTCAGCCACGCAGGCACAGTGACCATCCGTGCCGGCCTCTGCCCATGCGGCAAAGGGAACTCTCTCCCTACCGGTGACGGGTGCTGAAAACGTTCGCGTGCCAGTAGAACAGATGGGGGTggtgtcgctgtcgtctcCAGTGGTCGACTCCACCACGGTACTTCGACCCTCGTCCTCCCCGCCTcacacccacgcactccAAATCGTGCATGACTGCGACGcttctttgttttcctttgAGGGGCAGCGCAGAAGGCGGCAATTTCTCTTGCACTAACGGCCTTGACGAGGTGGTGCATGCCAaggctcacacacacacacacacacacacacacacacacacacacaactgcgcgccgcatcgcgccgcgctgccctcCAACTCAACGTGAGCGTCCCCGCTGCACCAACGTGGCTGACCCATCGCATCTCCTCCTACATCCATGCCTTTTTTTTACTTGCTGCTTTCGGTTGCCGTTACTAAACGGATGCGATGGTGACGCTCTGAACGCCTTCTTGCGATCTTTGTTGCGGCTGTGCGTCCCGCaacagctgcgcgccgccccCCCACCCTGTGCTCTGCTTGTGCGGTATATTGTTTTTGTCCACGAGCGAAATTGTATTGCGTGCGAGTGTCcgcatgtgcatgcgcacatgccCCCTTTGGTAGCCTCACCTTCAGTCCATCAGACACGATCTCTCGAAGCCCCGAGCGAGGCCTTTGCAGCGCCACTAACCCCCCTTTCCCCACACTTGTATAGGTTGGAGTGATTTGCTGGAGGGCCAAGAGGCAGCCGACCATCAGAGCCACACGCCACGCCGTCATCATGCGACGACTGCTGGATCGTGCGATGTGGGCCGATCGCGCCGCCATCCGTGCCGTCGCTAGTCCTTCGATGCGCTTCATGAGGAGCACACGTACCGCACCGTCCGCAACCGTGCCGTTTTTACGCCGCTGGCAGCTCCCGTCCACGAGACTCTCGTCCTACTGCGCGTTTATGCAGACTGATCGCCGCTGGCAGAGCGACGGCACCGGGCAGCAGGATTTGTATGCGGTGCTAGGGGTGAGGCCGGACGCCACGCAGGATGAAATCAAGGCCGCGTACAAGAAGTCGGCTCTCGAGTACCACCCAGACCGCAACCACCAGCCGGGTGCGGAGGAGAAGTTTAAGTCGATCTCGGCCGCGTACAGCGTCGTTGGCAACAGAGAGAAGCGCCGCGAGTACGACGCGCAGCGAGCGATGTCGAGGGGTATAGGCGGTGGGTTGtacaacagcggcagcagcggccgtggTGCTAGCGGGCACTCTGCCGACTTTCCGGGCGGCATGGACCGTGGCAACTACCAGTACCATCAGATGTCCAAGGAGGAAGCCGATCAGCTCTTCCGTGAGCTCTTCGGCGGCATGCGTGTCGACCAAATTTTCCGCAACCTGGAGGAAGAGATGCGGCTTGGAGGCATCAAAGGAAACGGACTGGGTGGCCATGTTGGCCGCAGTTTCCCGGACTCGGAACAAGCGTTCCGGCCCTTCTTCAGCATGGAGAGTAGCACGGCAAACGTCTTTGTAGACGAGCACGGGAACCGTATGGAGGAGACGACGTACACCGACTCTCGTGGCAAGCGCTTCACGGTGCGCCGCATGAGCAGCACCGACCCAAACGCGAGTGTTAATCAAACCACCGACGAGTTTTACCGTGGACGGCACGCCGGAAAGGACGGCCGCTACCGATTCGGCAACGTCTCCTCCCAGTTCCAGCGGCCCAACAACGACTTTACGCAGAATATGCTCGGTGTCCGCTCTCACGGCCGCAGTCCGCTGATGGCCTTCCTCATCCTTGCCGCGTGGACAGTGATACTGAGCACCCTTCTGTTCTGCTGCATTGGTTTCCTTGCTCGGCACCCGCTGTTCTTTGCGTCCGTTCTGGTGTTGATCCTCCTCGGCCGCGCGGCCCGCCCCTTCTGATTGCCGCCGCGCATGATGGAAGCGGGCACGCCATGGGTCGAAGCCCTGCTAACGCTGGAATCGCTTCTGCCTGTGTGGTGCGTGATCGAGTACAGTGCGCCCTTCTGAAAGCTGGCCGTCTACGCCCCGATGCAGGGAGGCTCGTTCGAGTTACGCGGCGTGCCTGACATCATCTGGGGTTCGCGTGACTTTGTGATTGCGAGTTtgtacgcgcgtgtgtgtgtgcgcgcgtgcacggaCAGATTGATACTTGTAGGCCTGTGAGTTCCTGTGACCGTGCCAGCACTCTTTGGTGCCTGTGCACATGCGGCGAGCGGTGACGTTGCAGAGAGGTGACCCGATCGTTCGTTTTGTTGTTCCCTCCTGCGGtgctaccccccccccctcctccttccctcacCACCCACCACGCTTTCATTGCACCCGCCCGTCCACGCATCTCGGCCGCGCCGTGAAGGCTTGCCGCCGCGTGGGAACTCGCGGGGCGACTGTCTTCGATGTGCGCACCACTCTTTATGTGCGTCTTATCCACagcgcgcgtctgtgtgtgtgtgggggggggcaccgATGAGTTAGAGGCCAAGAAGGCCGACGATCGTGTGCAGACGGCGCCaaggagcgcgtgcgtgacgTGGGAGATTGCGATGTGCTGACCAGGAAGAAgcggagggggaaggggggcgaTAACGATGGTTGCTCGTACTTGTGTTTTCTCTGTTTCGTTGTTGATTACCCACAAGCGAGAACGCGAGGCGAGCGTCATGTGAAAACATCACAGACGCACTctgatgcgtgtgtgtgttttctccGCCGAGAAGGAAGGCAAGCCGTATCACGGAGATATTTTGTGGCGCCGATGCGCGTCGTGCAGAGGTGCGGTGGCAGGCTTTCAGCACATGTGCGCGCGGGCGTTAGCTATACCGCGTATCCCCCCTCCCAAACACTAGTGCCTGTCTCTCCATGTGTCAGCGGGCCCTCGCATGAGTGCGTGTCAGTTATCGCATGGAGCCGCTCTGCGCTTGATGCTGATGCAATGGCGATGCAGGCTGCACGAGCCTGCCGCGCCCGCTCCGGCGTTGGCCACCGATCTGTCAAGCACATGCACTGCTTCTAGCGCTCACGCCCACTTTCTTGCTCTCACTTATCGCTGCTCCCACGCCAacgcgccggcgcgcgcgtgaAGAGTTGCCCGCCATTACGCAGacctcctctctccatcACCGCTCACAGACTCGCATATTTGTACGCTCTTTCCCGTGTGTCCTGTGCACCGCAGCCGAACACGCCCGTAATGCACCGTGTGCAGAACGTTCAATCTCATGTGGGCGAGTATGCCCCAGACATTTTGGTGGTTGGTTCCTGCTTTCTGGACTACGTTGGCTACGTAGACCACATGCCGCAGGTGGGCGAGACGATGCACTCGGAGTCGTTTCACAAGGGGTTTGGCGGCAAGGGCGCCAACCAAGCTGTGGCGGCTGGCCGCTTGGGGGCCAAGGTTGCCATGGTGAGCATGGTCGGGACAGATGGCGACGGCAGTGACTACATcaaggagctggagaggAACGGTGTTCACACGGCGTACATGCTTCGCACCGGCAAGAGCTCGACTGGGCTGGCAATGATCCTGGTCGATACCAAGTCGTCCAACAACGAAATCGTCATTTGTCCCAACGCCACAAACTACTTCACAcccgagctgctgcgcgcgcagacgAGCAACTACGAGAAGATCCTGCACACCGGGCTCAAGTATCTTATTTGTCAGAACGAGATACCCCTTCCCACCACGCTCGACACGATCAAGGAGGCGCACAGCCGTGGCGTGTACACAGTGTTCAACAGCGCTCCGGCCCCGAAGCCGGCTGAGGTGGAGCAGATTAAGCCGTTTCTCCCGTACGTATCGCTCTTCTGCCCGAACGAAGTGGAGGCTGCGCTCATCACCGGCATGAAGGTGACAGACACCGAGTCCGCCTTTCGCGCCatcaaggcgctgcagcagctcggcgTTCGTGATGTCGTCATCACGCTCGGTGCGGCCGGCTTTGCTCTTTCTGAAAACGGTGCCGAGCCGGTGCATGTCACGGGAAAGCACGTCAAGGCGGTGGACACGACCGGCGCCGGTGACTGCTTTGTCGGCTCCATGGTGTATTTCATGAGCCGCGGCCGCAACCTTCTGGAGGCCTGCAAGCGAGCCAACGAGTGCGCTGCCATCAGCGTCACGCGCAAGGGCACACAGCTGTCCTACCCGCACCCAAGTGAGCTGCCGGCTGGTGTCACGTAGTCGTCAGTAGAGAGCAtgctcgcctcctccccgaCGCTTCGAAAGGCGATGGGGTACTACCGATGGTGATGATGGTGCCGGGGGCACTGGAGCGCCAATATGTTTAAACGCTAACGAACAGAGCACGCCATTCGAGCAAGCGACTGCGAAGGCGCGCacagggggtggggtggagtgggtggggggaaGTGTGATGGTGTTGTGACGCGGTTGTCTTTCGAGCAACAGTGCTTGGAGCGAAAGTCATCAAAGCACGGCTGATGTGTTTGCTGGCTTGTGTGCGCCTCGCTCCTCTCTCGAgggcctccttctctttcttctctcgccATTCTCGAACCTCTCTTGCATCCTCGTTCCTCTCTCGCGTCGCCgtccttgtgtgtgtgcgtgtgtgtccacACGGTCTACATAGGtgtgcatacatatatatgtacgtATACATCTCTCTTcccctgcctctctctgcctcccgTGTCGAGGGGTGCTTGCCGTCGTGTGCTTCGCCGTTACCGGCTCTCCTATGCCACCTCACAAAACGTTTCTTTCATGTTTTATGTTTTTACttctcccccgctctctctcgcgcttGTCTGTTTGAATGTAACCCATGCGCGCTCCTCCCTTTGGTGTCTGTTcctcgttttctctctctctctctgtgtgtatgtgtacaCGCGTTTCCGTCTTGATGCCCATCGCACCGGCGTGGGGCGCGTACAAGCTTCTTTACCCGTGTCCCCATCTTGCTCTTTGCGTGCccgtgtgtgtctgtcgcGGTGTGGCATTGCCATCCGTTTACCCCATCGTGGATGCCGTCGACGGGATGACGTCGAGGTTTTCGAGCCACTCAATCCTTTTCACTCGCTGCTCGTTTCTTCGCTGTGCACCGCACAGGTGTGAGAAGGAGAACGAAAAGTTCACTCGTGGTCAAGCGCGCTGgaaggcaggcaggcaggcaggcaggcaggcaggcaggcagtGGGATACGCGCGATGAGCGAGGAGGTTGTAGAGGCGCTGGaacagcggaggaggcgggagggggcgggagggggaggggggggggcggctAATGGGAGCCAGGAATATGCGCGCATACACCCACCAGCCACataagcagcagcaacagcgaagAAGCAACAACCATTATCAACGAAAAGCTGCCTAGAGTAACGTGTCCACTCGCGGAGGTAATGAGTGGTGTACGAGGAGTGCACTTGAAGCTAACCAGCGGTGATGATTAGACGAGGTCCCCTGCTCCAGAATGTGTGCCTATCCTGGAGCCTCTACATGGAGAGCCACAGGAACATAATAAACTTGCTTcagctttctctctctccttgtgtATCTGCATTGTACCCTTCTTTCCCTCCCCACTGCACTTGATGGGTCTGCACTCGACATGAGCCAATCACACGGTCCCTCGCATGCAAAACATTCgtgtaccccccccccccccactccacacacccacaccgaACACGGTAGTGTGTAGAGCCCACACGTACACAGACGTATTTGGTGTTGCAACGCGGCGCTGTTTTTAGAGCTTCCTCACTTGACACCCCGAGCTGCGGCACGTCCTCCTCTCCATCGAGGGCAAAGTGCACGCACAACACCTCCCCCGCTACGCAAGCTTGAGAGGCGCGCTTTATCGTGGTGCACTTGTGCGACTGGGCAAGGACAGTGGGTATACGGGTGCGATATCTGCTttgtacacacacacacacacacacacacactcacacagcGCACATCGAGCCTTgtggcggtgcgcacgtAGACCTGGTCGGCGTCGTCTCGGCTGCTTTGACTCGACTTTCTTTTTGCCTTCTTTTTTGCTTTTCGTTGTTCCATTGGCTGGGGTGTTTGctggtttgtgtgtgtaccACGTCTTTCGTCCTCCCCGTCACCCGGAGGACGTCCTCATCGCCCCCTATATCCACGCCCATCGactcccttctctctctctctctcgtgttgCTTCTCCACCCCCTAGACATCGACGTCGTCGGTATTCGTCTCCTTGCGTGTTTTCTCCCTTTCTTGTCGGGCGTCAGTCCTTTGCACTTTCTCGCTTTCGCATTTGCCGctcttccaccgccgccttcggTCTCGCATTCTGGGCAGCCATGACGGACGTCACCTCTTCGCTCCGCCCGTCGTCGCGCCAGGGCTCCCCAGTGCCGCGCCGGCAGCTTGGCATTCTGCCTGTGAGCCAGCGCTCCTACTCGCGTGTGGGCTCCAAGGGCATGATTGGCGATGACTCGCCGCTCATGTCTCCCTTGCCCTATTACCCGCGTCGTCGCAGTGTAACCTTTGCCGGTGACCAgagcgtgagagaggagcgACCCAACTACAACGCCGCATATTCTACTTCGGCTCCCGTCTCCCCGGCGCGTCGCggctcaccgccgccggtcTCCATCCTCAAGCTGAACTCGTCATTTccggcggcagaggaggaggacagcggcgctgcgccggcgtaccaggctgccgcggccaccgTGAGTGGTGTCTTGGACCGCCAAGACCGCGCGCGCAACTCtccggtgccggtgcgcggCCGCTCCAATAGCCGTCAGCGCCTtgcggcgcggcgcaaggaggcgcagctgcatcgcAGCTTCTACGATGACAGCTTCGTGGAGGAGTATGTGCTGCGAGCCAAGACGGAGCTGGAacaggaggaggcagagcagcgtcGAATTCAGGAGCAGCTGAGGGCCGAGCAGGAGAGGGCGAAGAGGGCAGAGCGCCGCACCTCGGAGGCAACGGAGAAGATCAACGCCCTGCAGCACGCGAA
This region includes:
- a CDS encoding putative ribokinase (previous protein_id=AAZ09788.1), which produces MHRVQNVQSHVGEYAPDILVVGSCFLDYVGYVDHMPQVGETMHSESFHKGFGGKGANQAVAAGRLGAKVAMVSMVGTDGDGSDYIKELERNGVHTAYMLRTGKSSTGLAMILVDTKSSNNEIVICPNATNYFTPELLRAQTSNYEKILHTGLKYLICQNEIPLPTTLDTIKEAHSRGVYTVFNSAPAPKPAEVEQIKPFLPYVSLFCPNEVEAALITGMKVTDTESAFRAIKALQQLGVRDVVITLGAAGFALSENGAEPVHVTGKHVKAVDTTGAGDCFVGSMVYFMSRGRNLLEACKRANECAAISVTRKGTQLSYPHPSELPAGVT
- a CDS encoding conserved hypothetical protein (previous protein_id=AAZ09786.1); this encodes MNSTTTAQFEAAWCEVERQQRERLSASTELLNVEVERELALLLAGVRDALTEDQRDIQSEFDKLIRMVEQFQQGVDMWQLKARSSIKMIEEKQRNFALLVEETSIRAAANRRDSISRLQKRAVETEAHCQQLIVAASKSM
- a CDS encoding putative heat shock protein DNAJ (previous protein_id=AAZ09787.1); its protein translation is MQTDRRWQSDGTGQQDLYAVLGVRPDATQDEIKAAYKKSALEYHPDRNHQPGAEEKFKSISAAYSVVGNREKRREYDAQRAMSRGIGGGLYNSGSSGRGASGHSADFPGGMDRGNYQYHQMSKEEADQLFRELFGGMRVDQIFRNLEEEMRLGGIKGNGLGGHVGRSFPDSEQAFRPFFSMESSTANVFVDEHGNRMEETTYTDSRGKRFTVRRMSSTDPNASVNQTTDEFYRGRHAGKDGRYRFGNVSSQFQRPNNDFTQNMLGVRSHGRSPLMAFLILAAWTVILSTLLFCCIGFLARHPLFFASVLVLILLGRAARPF